The Candidatus Celerinatantimonas neptuna DNA segment AGTGCATCGCTGGTTTTTTGTAATTTTCCGATGCTTGGTAGTAATTCATCAAGTAGTTCATCATAAAGCCGTTTTTCGATAGCCAGTGCTTTTCCTTGACTGGAGAGAACTTTATCTTCGTATTCCTTGAGTTCAGGAATGATGTACCGCTCCATATTTTTTAGTGTTTGTCGGCGGGTATAGTAACTTGGAACTTGATGTGACTGAGCCCGGCTGACTTCGATATAGTAACCATGGACTTTATTGAAACCCAGTTTCAGCGTATTGATGCCAGTCAGATCGCGCTCTCTCTGTTCAATTTGAGTAAGATAATCACTCGCACCACTGCTTAAAGCTCGCCATTCGTCTAATTCTTCATTATATCCGGGGGCAATGACACCGCCATCACGAATTAAAACAGGTGGGTTTTCAATGATAGCCCGTTCTAATAAATTCAATAAGTCAGGAAATTCACTGATTTCTTTGGCCAGAGTTTGCAGTTTAGGAGCGTCTGCCTGCAGCAAGACTGGCTGGATCAGAGGAAGTTGTGAAAAAGCATTTCGTAGTCGCACTAAATCACGAGGTCTGGCGCTTTTGAGCGCTAGCCTGGCAATGACACGTTCAATATCGCCGATGTTTCGTAATATGGGTTGAAGGGCATCACAGAGTTCATCATCAAGTAATTGTTGAATTGCCTGCTGGCGTTTATTTAAAATTATACGATCGGTGATAGGTTGATGAAGCCAGCGTTTGAGCAATCGACTGCCCATGGCTGTTACACACCGGTCAACAATAGAACTTAATGTGTGTTCGACTCCTCCCGATAGATTTTGAGTCAGCTCTAGATTTTTGCGTGTTGCCGCATCAAGCTGTACATATTGTTGGGATTGTTCTGCTGTGATGGTTCTAATATGGGGAAGTTTTGTCCGTTGAGTGTCTTTAACATAATTGAGCAGGCAACCAGCTGCAGCGATAGCAACGGGATATTGACTGATACCAAATCCATCCAGATGCTGTGTTCCAAATTGCTGGTTGAGCAGTTTGATCGCTGTGTCAATATCAAATTCCCATTCCCCGCGCCGGCGTAACCCTTGCCGTTGCTCTATTAAATATTCATATGTAAATGTTTCTGGATATAGAAGTTCTGCGGGATTAAGGCGTTGAAGTTCCGTGGTCAGTTGGGCTTCGTTGGTAAATTGTTGGATAACAAACCGCCCACTGCTGATATCAAACCAGGCAAGCCCGAACTGGTGTTGTTGATAACAGATGCTGACTAACAGATTATCCTGTCTTTCATCCAGCAGAGCTTCATCACTGACCGTCCCCGGAGTAACGATGCGGATGACTTTTCTTTCAACAGGTCCTTTTGCTGTCGCTGGATCGCCAATTTGTTCACAAATGGCAACTGATTCTCCCTTATTGACCAGTCGTGCTAAATAATTTTCGACAGCATGGTACGGGACCCCTGCCATAGGAATAGGTTGACCTGCTGACTGGCCTCGTTTGGTTAATGAAATATCCAGTAATTCAGCTGCTCTTTTGGCATCATCAAAAAACAATTCATAGAAATCGCCCATACGGTAGAAAAGCAGGATTTCCGGATGTTCCGATTTGATGGTGAGATATTGGCGCATCATCGGTGTATGAGAAGCGAATTTTTCATTGGAATTCATAAGATTATTCGGTTTACCTTCATCAATATAAATCAGCTTAAAATCTGTTTATTTAGGTGGTTGGATATTTGTTTAAATTAAATGCGTTATGAGTGCAGCGCTGAGTGTGAAGCTTAGCATTCTAAGTGAATAGGTCGCAACAAAGCTCATTTCCAGAAAATTGCTGGTTTGGATAAGAGAACCTTTCTGACAGGGATGAAGCCCGGTTTTAATTGGGTTTTATATCTTTTGCTATTGGTTCTTAAAAATTTGTTGAATATGGGTTGATAAAATAAGGGGAGTTTGAACCGAAATTCGTTATGTGATGATTGATTAAAAAATGACGAATTGTGTTTAGGGTGTGTTGACGTTTTACGATGGTTTTTGCAACAAACGCTGCTTCTTGGGTTCATTAAAAGTGTATTGAACTTTGTTGCGGCCTGTTTCCTTAGGAGACTAAGTTTCACAGTCCGCGTCGTGCTCAAAATGCGTTTTATTTAAACAAAATTCAACTGCTAAACGTCAACACGCCCTAAGTTTATCCGAGATATTCAATTGCGATGGCTGTAGCTTCGCCTCCGCCAATGCATAAAGATGCGATACCTCGTTTTAATCCCCGGGTTCGCAGAGCATTAATTAATGTGACAACTATTCGTGCACCTGATGCTCCGATTGGATGTCCTAAAGAGCATGCTCCGCCATTTACATTGAGTTTGTCCATTGGAATATCAAGGTCGTGCATCGATGAAAGAGGCACTACGGCCAGAGCTTCGTTAATTTCAAATAGATCAACTGATGAGATTGTCCATCCTGTTTTGTCGAGTAATTTTTGAATAGCACCAGTGGGGGCAGTTGTAAACCATTCTGGTTCTTGTGAGAATGTTGAATGGCCGATAATCCGGGCAATTGGCTTGGCTCCGGTGTTTTCCAGAGTTTCTTTAGACATCAGCATTAAAGCGGCCGCTCCGTCACTAAAACCTGATGCGCTGGCTGCTGTAATGGTTCCATCGGGTTTAAATGATGGTGGCAGTTGAGGAATTTTTGTAATGTCAGCTCGCTGTGGTAATTCATCAGTATCAATGCTAATGGTCTGATGATGTTGTTCTACACTGACTGCTGTTATTTCACCACTATATGTCCCTGTTTCCTGTGCATGTCGGGAACGGCGTACAGATTCAATGGCATATTCGTCTTGTTGCGCCCGGGTGAATCCATATTTAGTGGCACAATCTTCAGAAAACAGGCCTAAAGAGCGGCCATCGGCATTATCGATTCCATCTCGGGTCAGATGATCATAGGTGGTGGCATTACCTAGGCGAATGCCGCTTCTCGCTTTTAATAAGTGAGGCGCATTACTCATTGATTCCATACCTCCAGCAGTAACAATTTCTGCAGAGCCGGCTACAATGGTGTCATGAGCTAAGATCAGAGCTTTCATTCCTGAGCCACAGACTTTATTGACGGTTGTCGCCCCGGTAGACAGAGGAATGTCTGCCTGCATCATAGCCTGGCGGGCAGGAGCCTGACCAACCCCTGCGGTGAGTACGCATCCCATGATGACTTCGTCGATTTTTTTGACATCAACACCACTTTCATTGATAGCTGCTTTGATGGCTGTGGCTCCTAAGGTAGGCGCTGGAATATCGCGAAATTGACCTAGCAAAGATCCAATTGGAGTTCTTTTTGCTGCAACTATATACACTTCATTTGATGACATAGTGATCTCCTTATTAACCGTTAACGCGTCGGCGCCAACGCAGTTCTGGATTATGAGTGACATCGTCAAATACCATGGGATCAGATGAAAGCGTTAAAAGCATATCATTTTCACTGAATTCGACGTGACGGAGCTGGGCTGAGTTGACCCAGTTTGGGATTAAACAAAAATCAAGATGATGAGTGACCGTTTGTTCTGCTTCATTGGTGACATATTCTCCTGCATAGGCAAAATAGCTGGTAGATGCCTTTGCCAGTTGCTCGGTTGTGCCACCGGTGATATCGGCATTATTGAATTGTTCACGTTCTGCGCTCATGATCTGAACTGAAACCCAGCCATCAGGGCTGTAGCTGATATAGCCGGTAGCACCTTCGCCCATTGTATGGACAACTTCGTTGCCATCGCGTACATCGATAAAACGTTCCAGTGTCCAGACACCACATAATTTTTCGCGTAATGAACCTTCTGACATATTTCTCTCCGTTAAAAATGAGTTATTTGACGATGGCTACTGCTCTGGTCCAGCCGGCTGAAGCCGCATGAATTTTCACAGGGAAGCAGGCCACCATAAATCCACTGGAAGGTAGTGATTCCAGGTTATGAAGTTTTTCCATATGGCAATAACCGATATCCATCCCGACTCTGTGTCCTTGCCAGATAACGCTGGCATCACCTTCTTTTTGATATTGTTCTGCCATATATTTGAATGGGACGTCCCAGCTCCAGCTATCGATGCCTGTAATCCGTACACCTCTTTCGAGCAGATATAAAGTAGCTTCTCGGCCCATTCCACATCCTTTAGATACAAACGATTCGCTTCCGTAAGCTGCGCCTGCGCAGGTGTTTACTAGAACAATGTCTAACGGTTGAAGCGTGTGGTTAATTCGCTTTAATTCTTGCTCTACTTCATCCGATGTGACGACATGCCCATCAGGGAAATGCCGAAAATCGAGTTTCACTCCCGGGCGAAAACACCAATCCAGAGGAATTTGATCAATTGTTGCGGCCGGTTCGCCATGATTCATTGTTGAGGCATAGTGATAAGGGGCATCCATATGGGTACCGGCATGGGTGGTTAGTGATATTTCCTCTACAGCCCATCCTTCTGAATTTGGAAAATCATCAGGAGTAATGCCCGGGAAGATACTGGCCATCTGCGAAGCCATGGTCTGATGATCCAGATAATTAATTTTTGGTCCTAAACCTGGGGGATCGGCCATGACATCATTCTCAATGCTGACGGATAGATCGATAAATTTAGTCATCACTTATTCTCCTGAATTGTCGCAGTAGAATTACCTTAACAAAAAATAGGTCGGTCGACCAACCTATTTTTTAATCAATTTAGTGATAAGAATAAAATTTGTGATTTTGATCCAGAATGATTGTTTGGTTTTAAAAGCTTGGCGTTATCAATATATAATTGTTTTTTATGGAGAGTCGGCTTGCAGGATTTGCTATTGATGTTTTATGCTGATTCGATTTTATAGGATGTGGATAGGATTGATTTCCAAAGGATCGCTTGGGTTATGGGGAAAAGCACACGTGAAAAGATTATCGATTCTGCGGAATTACAGTTTGCTGAATATGGCTATGATGCAGTTTCTGTAAGGAATATTACCGATTTGGCTCAAGTCAGATTAGGGTTACTTGCATATCATTTTGGAACGAAGGAAGCGTTGTTTGAGGCGGTGATAGTCAGAAGGGTCGATGAGCTTAACCGGCGTCGTCTGGATGCATTGCATGCTGTTTGCGAACAACCGTCTTACACGGTTGAACAGGTGATTGAAGCATTTCTACATCCTTATTTAGAGCTCGCCTGTCGAGATGATCCGGGCTGGCAGGCTTATACCAAACTGATTGCGCAAATTTCACATAATGAACACCACTTGCCTGTTCTAAAAAAATATCTGGATCCGGTCGGACATGAATTTATCGATGCGATGAAAGCGTGTTTTCCAAAATCGAGCCGTCAGCAGGTCTCTTATGGTTTTATTTTTACTGCTGCAGTGATGGTTGGGATCTTTTCCCGTCCATCACGGATTCATAGTCTCTCGAAAGGCGTTATTGCTAATAATGATTTATTGCAACTATATCCTGAGTTGCTTGCTTATACTGTGGCTGGTGTCAAGGCAACATGCCAAAGTAGCAGTGACTAATGATAGGATTTAACATGAATCCTGATTTAGAAAATTAATCAGTATTTTTATGATTAAAAGATCATAATGAAAGAGTTTTTAAGACGTGAAATGAAATAGTTTTTAGAATGCGACTTGATACTGTATGGATAAACAGTATACTATTCAGGTAAGCCATAATTAGTTCGGATGAGGGTTTGAATGGACCAGAATAAACAAAAGGCACTGGCGGCTGCGTTAGGCCAGATTGAAAAACAATTTGGTAAAGGTTCTATCATGCGGTTGGGGGATGGAGCAGCAGCAATGATGGATATTGAATCAGTCTCGACTGGTTCACTTGGGCTTGATGTTGCGCTTGGCATTGGTGGTTTGCCGTTCGGACGGGTTGTTGAAATTTATGGTCCAGAATCATCAGGTAAAACAACGCTGACCCTTTCTGTGATTGCCGAGGCGCAAAAACAAGGTAAAACGTGTGCTTTTATCGATGCTGAACATGCACTTGACCCGGTTTATGCCCGTAAATTAGGTGTCAATGTTGATGATTTGCTGGTTTCTCAACCGGATACTGGTGAACAGGCATTAGAAATTTGTGACATGTTAGTTCGCTCAGGAGCTATTAATGTTGTGATTATTGATTCTGTTGCAGCTTTGACACCTAAAGCTGAAATTGAAGGTGATATGGGCGATAGCCATGTTGGGTTACAAGCCCGGTTAATGTCTCAGGCATTGCGTAAGCTGACTGGTAACATTAAACAATCAAATTGTCTGGTCATCTTTATTAACCAAATTCGAATGAAAATTGGTGTGATGTTCGGAAATCCTGAAACGACTACCGGTGGTAATGCCCTGAAATTTTACTCGTCAGTACGGTTGGATATCCGACGCATTGGCGCTGTGAAAGATGGCGATGAAGTGGTTGGTAACGAAACCAGGGTTAAAGTGGTTAAGAACAAAGTTTCTCCACCATTTCGTCAGGCTGAGTTTCAAATTATGTATGGTACAGGTATTAACCGGCTGGGTGAACTGATTGATTTGGGTGTCAAAGAAAAATTAATTGAAAAAGCAGGGGCTTGGTTTAGTTACAACGGTACAAAAATTGGTCAGGGTAAGGCGAATGCGTGTAAATACCTTGCTGAGCATCCTCAAGATATGCAAACCATTGAAACCAAGCTTCGTGATTTGTTATTAGGGCAGCCCGGTGTAGAGCCTGAACCATTAAAAAAATCGGAATCTTTAGATGATATTGAAAAATAGTTTAGGTGTTATCTGTTGCTTAAAATGAAATCTAGCTCTCAGTTTTAAAGAGGTTAGATTGATTGATAATTTTTATCAAATAAGTTTGGTAAGACGCGTTTTGGTCTCGATATATTATATTTTATTAAGGTATAACGTACAAAGCGCGTTTAGAAATAGTTTGGGTTATAGGCGTTCTTTATGTGTGTATATGCGTTTTGAGTTTTTCCAAGGTTGATTGATTTACTTAGGCTACGATGTTTCATCATCTGCGCCTTGCTCAAAACGAGTTTGATTTGCACACCCCCGATCATCAAAGATCAATTGCCTCTAATGTAACTGTTGAAAATAATCTTTTTGAAACAGACTTTGATTCGTTGAATTACAGTGCCGATAGGTTATCTTGTCATTATTAAACAAAATGCGAAAAACTAAATTGACAGCTCAGGGAGCTGCGGTTGAATTACTGTCCAGACAAGGATATAGCCGAATTAGATTAGCCCGAAAGCTTCGTGATAAAGAATATGCTGAGGATGAAATTGAGGCTGCTTTAAACTATGTTGAAGAGTACGGTTGGCTGAAT contains these protein-coding regions:
- the mutS gene encoding DNA mismatch repair protein MutS, with protein sequence MNSNEKFASHTPMMRQYLTIKSEHPEILLFYRMGDFYELFFDDAKRAAELLDISLTKRGQSAGQPIPMAGVPYHAVENYLARLVNKGESVAICEQIGDPATAKGPVERKVIRIVTPGTVSDEALLDERQDNLLVSICYQQHQFGLAWFDISSGRFVIQQFTNEAQLTTELQRLNPAELLYPETFTYEYLIEQRQGLRRRGEWEFDIDTAIKLLNQQFGTQHLDGFGISQYPVAIAAAGCLLNYVKDTQRTKLPHIRTITAEQSQQYVQLDAATRKNLELTQNLSGGVEHTLSSIVDRCVTAMGSRLLKRWLHQPITDRIILNKRQQAIQQLLDDELCDALQPILRNIGDIERVIARLALKSARPRDLVRLRNAFSQLPLIQPVLLQADAPKLQTLAKEISEFPDLLNLLERAIIENPPVLIRDGGVIAPGYNEELDEWRALSSGASDYLTQIEQRERDLTGINTLKLGFNKVHGYYIEVSRAQSHQVPSYYTRRQTLKNMERYIIPELKEYEDKVLSSQGKALAIEKRLYDELLDELLPSIGKLQKTSDALAELDVLTNLAERAQTLNYCCPTLDDSEQIIIKEGRHPVIEQVSKDPFIANPTQLTDNRRLLIITGPNMGGKSTFMRQTALIVLLAHIGSFIPASQATIGKIDRIFTRIGASDDLASGRSTFMVEMTETANILHNATQHSLVLMDEIGRGTSTYDGLSLAWACAEKLAEISALTLFATHYFELTELAEQLKYGDNIHLDAIEHQDTIAFMHQVQPGSASKSYGLQVAALAGIPKDVITMAKEKLNRLENQPSPHTVASQEAIEPQQRPLALDEPMQALMDQLKQTDPDELTPKAALELIYTLSQKAKLI
- the recA gene encoding Protein RecA, encoding MDQNKQKALAAALGQIEKQFGKGSIMRLGDGAAAMMDIESVSTGSLGLDVALGIGGLPFGRVVEIYGPESSGKTTLTLSVIAEAQKQGKTCAFIDAEHALDPVYARKLGVNVDDLLVSQPDTGEQALEICDMLVRSGAINVVIIDSVAALTPKAEIEGDMGDSHVGLQARLMSQALRKLTGNIKQSNCLVIFINQIRMKIGVMFGNPETTTGGNALKFYSSVRLDIRRIGAVKDGDEVVGNETRVKVVKNKVSPPFRQAEFQIMYGTGINRLGELIDLGVKEKLIEKAGAWFSYNGTKIGQGKANACKYLAEHPQDMQTIETKLRDLLLGQPGVEPEPLKKSESLDDIEK
- the thlA_3 gene encoding Acetyl-CoA acetyltransferase encodes the protein MSSNEVYIVAAKRTPIGSLLGQFRDIPAPTLGATAIKAAINESGVDVKKIDEVIMGCVLTAGVGQAPARQAMMQADIPLSTGATTVNKVCGSGMKALILAHDTIVAGSAEIVTAGGMESMSNAPHLLKARSGIRLGNATTYDHLTRDGIDNADGRSLGLFSEDCATKYGFTRAQQDEYAIESVRRSRHAQETGTYSGEITAVSVEQHHQTISIDTDELPQRADITKIPQLPPSFKPDGTITAASASGFSDGAAALMLMSKETLENTGAKPIARIIGHSTFSQEPEWFTTAPTGAIQKLLDKTGWTISSVDLFEINEALAVVPLSSMHDLDIPMDKLNVNGGACSLGHPIGASGARIVVTLINALRTRGLKRGIASLCIGGGEATAIAIEYLG
- the kynB gene encoding Kynurenine formamidase; translated protein: MTKFIDLSVSIENDVMADPPGLGPKINYLDHQTMASQMASIFPGITPDDFPNSEGWAVEEISLTTHAGTHMDAPYHYASTMNHGEPAATIDQIPLDWCFRPGVKLDFRHFPDGHVVTSDEVEQELKRINHTLQPLDIVLVNTCAGAAYGSESFVSKGCGMGREATLYLLERGVRITGIDSWSWDVPFKYMAEQYQKEGDASVIWQGHRVGMDIGYCHMEKLHNLESLPSSGFMVACFPVKIHAASAGWTRAVAIVK